A region from the Variovorax sp. RKNM96 genome encodes:
- a CDS encoding MFS transporter, whose protein sequence is MASTLPTPDDSAIVRKVAWRIMPLIMVCYLFAFFDRINISFAKFALQSDLGLSDTAYGFGAGLFVVGYVLFEVPSNLMLYKVGARRWIARIMVSWGVATALMMFVQTEWQFYALRFLIGAMEAGFAPGVLFYLTLWFPTAYRGRITSMLFLASAFAGLFGAPAAGLVLSHLDGLLGMAGWHWLFLVGGLPCIALGLLVFKVLKDRIEDAHWLTPTEQVQLSRRIAEQAPTTGGHGSLLDALKTPGFLTLGLIYFLIQVASYGLNFWAPHLIRTSGSTDPTVIGLLTAVPYLCGAIAMVVVGRLSDHSGQRVKFVIGLLLLAAIGFFAAGLFDKHTDLLVFALAVMGAGVVAAIPAFWALPPKLVSGAAAAGGIALINTLGQLGGIVSPVMVGRIKDLTGSTTPALYVIGTLTLLCAAILAYGLPQRLRAAEPRPARAGQGGTPSGITTFVEKAQNP, encoded by the coding sequence ATGGCTTCCACGCTACCCACCCCCGACGACAGCGCCATCGTGCGCAAGGTTGCCTGGCGAATCATGCCGCTCATCATGGTGTGCTACCTCTTCGCCTTCTTCGACCGCATCAACATCAGCTTCGCGAAGTTCGCGCTGCAAAGCGACCTGGGCCTGAGCGACACCGCCTACGGCTTCGGCGCCGGCCTCTTCGTGGTGGGCTACGTGCTCTTCGAGGTGCCCAGCAACCTCATGCTCTACAAGGTCGGCGCACGGCGCTGGATCGCCCGCATCATGGTCTCGTGGGGCGTGGCCACCGCGCTGATGATGTTCGTACAGACCGAGTGGCAGTTCTATGCGCTGCGCTTCCTGATCGGCGCGATGGAGGCGGGCTTTGCGCCCGGCGTGCTGTTCTACCTGACGCTGTGGTTCCCTACGGCCTACCGCGGGCGCATCACCTCGATGCTGTTCCTCGCTTCGGCCTTCGCGGGGCTCTTCGGCGCGCCCGCAGCGGGCCTTGTGCTCTCGCACCTCGACGGCCTCCTGGGCATGGCGGGCTGGCACTGGCTGTTCCTGGTCGGCGGGCTGCCGTGCATCGCGCTGGGCCTCCTGGTGTTCAAGGTGCTCAAGGACCGCATCGAAGACGCCCACTGGCTCACGCCCACCGAGCAGGTGCAGCTCTCGCGCCGCATTGCCGAGCAGGCGCCCACCACCGGTGGCCACGGCTCGCTGCTCGATGCACTGAAGACGCCGGGCTTCCTCACGCTGGGGCTCATCTACTTCCTGATCCAGGTGGCGTCGTACGGCCTCAACTTCTGGGCCCCGCACCTGATCCGCACCTCGGGCAGCACCGATCCGACGGTCATCGGCCTGCTCACCGCGGTGCCGTACCTGTGCGGCGCGATCGCGATGGTCGTGGTGGGGCGCCTGTCGGACCACAGCGGCCAGCGCGTCAAGTTCGTCATCGGCCTGCTGCTGCTCGCGGCCATCGGCTTCTTCGCAGCAGGCCTCTTCGACAAGCACACCGACCTGCTGGTGTTCGCGCTGGCCGTGATGGGCGCGGGCGTCGTGGCCGCCATTCCGGCCTTCTGGGCGCTGCCGCCCAAGCTCGTGAGCGGCGCGGCCGCGGCTGGTGGCATCGCGCTCATCAACACGCTCGGCCAGCTCGGCGGCATCGTGAGCCCGGTGATGGTCGGGCGCATCAAGGACCTCACCGGCAGCACCACCCCCGCGCTCTACGTGATCGGCACGCTCACGCTGCTGTGCGCGGCCATCCTGGCCTACGGCCTGCCGCAGCGGCTGCGCGCCGCGGAGCCGCGTCCCGCCCGTGCGGGGCAGGGCGGCACCCCAAGCGGCATCACCACTTTTGTCGAGAAAGCCCAGAACCCATGA
- a CDS encoding cytochrome c: MKLRLWMATLAVIAAAAVGAGAYAWQPSIDALPDRPVPSDNQALLAQGARIAAQGDCMVCHTSANGKPYAGGLPLKTPFGTIYSTNITPDTATGIGSWSLAAFERAMRSGVSRDGHLLYPAFPYAHFTRMTEEDVGALYAYLMARTPAESKPPANELVFPLGFRPLVAGWNLLFLQRGPLPAPATPQSAEWLRGQYLVEGAGHCASCHTPMNMLGAEKSGQAFAGNLIDGWEAPPLNALASKSPKPWTREQLVAYLRTGLASEHGAASGPMRPVTEHMADVPEADVRAIATYILALDTKATASSASASTPTPAPTIATAGQRVDSGAALFAGACAGCHAATAPMGTIGERPSLALSTAINADSARNAIRTVLGGNPWNGSTPAHFMPPFADVLSDAQIAEVLTYVRASSTQRPAWPDLEKDVAHIRNEASPK; the protein is encoded by the coding sequence ATGAAACTCAGGTTATGGATGGCGACGCTGGCTGTCATTGCGGCCGCAGCTGTTGGCGCAGGCGCCTATGCATGGCAACCGTCCATCGACGCCCTGCCCGATCGCCCCGTACCGAGTGACAACCAGGCGCTGCTCGCACAAGGCGCGCGCATCGCGGCGCAAGGCGACTGCATGGTCTGCCACACGAGCGCCAACGGCAAGCCCTACGCGGGCGGCCTGCCACTGAAGACGCCCTTCGGCACGATCTACAGCACCAACATCACGCCCGACACGGCCACCGGCATCGGCAGCTGGTCGCTCGCGGCCTTCGAGCGCGCGATGCGCTCGGGCGTCTCGCGCGACGGGCACCTGCTGTACCCGGCCTTTCCCTACGCGCACTTCACGCGGATGACAGAGGAAGACGTCGGCGCGCTCTACGCGTACCTGATGGCGCGCACGCCCGCCGAGTCCAAGCCGCCGGCGAACGAACTCGTGTTCCCGCTCGGCTTCAGGCCGCTGGTGGCGGGATGGAACCTGCTGTTCCTGCAACGCGGGCCGCTGCCTGCGCCAGCCACGCCACAGTCGGCCGAATGGCTGCGCGGGCAGTACCTGGTCGAAGGCGCGGGGCACTGTGCGTCCTGCCATACGCCGATGAACATGCTCGGCGCCGAGAAGAGCGGCCAGGCCTTCGCGGGCAACCTGATCGATGGCTGGGAGGCACCGCCGCTGAACGCGCTGGCATCGAAATCGCCCAAGCCATGGACACGCGAGCAGCTCGTGGCCTACCTGCGCACCGGTCTCGCGAGCGAGCATGGCGCGGCCTCCGGCCCGATGCGGCCTGTGACCGAGCACATGGCCGACGTGCCAGAAGCCGACGTGCGCGCGATCGCGACTTACATCCTTGCGCTCGACACCAAGGCGACGGCGTCATCTGCGTCCGCATCGACACCCACACCCGCACCAACCATCGCAACCGCAGGCCAGCGCGTCGACAGCGGCGCCGCATTGTTCGCCGGTGCCTGCGCCGGCTGCCACGCCGCCACGGCCCCGATGGGCACGATCGGCGAGCGGCCTTCGCTGGCCCTGAGCACCGCCATCAACGCCGACAGCGCGCGCAACGCGATCCGCACGGTGCTCGGCGGCAATCCGTGGAACGGCTCCACGCCGGCGCATTTCATGCCGCCCTTCGCCGACGTATTGAGCGATGCGCAGATCGCCGAAGTCCTGACCTACGTGCGCGCCAGTTCCACGCAACGGCCCGCCTGGCCCGACCTGGAGAAGGACGTCGCCCACATCCGCAACGAGGCATCGCCGAAATGA
- a CDS encoding (2Fe-2S)-binding protein, whose amino-acid sequence MITLTVNGTDHALDIDPSMPLLYALRNHLKLNGAKYGCGLGQCGACTVIVDKRPVFSCLMPVSAVGKRAVRTIEGLGSADKPAPIQKAFMDQQAAQCGYCIAGMVMRAQALLDERPGADEEEIRRHMQPNLCRCGTHMRIVAAIVQASRTMAGKGAAA is encoded by the coding sequence ATGATCACCCTGACCGTCAACGGCACCGACCACGCGCTGGACATCGACCCGTCGATGCCGCTGCTCTACGCGCTGCGCAACCACCTGAAGCTCAACGGCGCGAAGTACGGCTGCGGCCTCGGCCAATGCGGCGCCTGCACCGTCATCGTCGACAAGCGCCCGGTGTTCTCGTGCCTCATGCCGGTGTCGGCCGTCGGCAAGCGCGCGGTGCGCACCATCGAGGGCCTGGGCAGCGCCGACAAGCCCGCGCCGATCCAGAAGGCCTTCATGGACCAGCAGGCCGCGCAGTGCGGCTACTGCATCGCCGGCATGGTGATGCGCGCGCAGGCGCTGCTCGACGAACGCCCCGGCGCCGACGAGGAAGAAATCCGCCGCCACATGCAACCCAACCTCTGCCGATGCGGCACGCACATGCGCATCGTCGCGGCGATCGTGCAGGCCTCGCGGACGATGGCGGGCAAGGGAGCGGCCGCATGA
- a CDS encoding hydroxymethylglutaryl-CoA lyase, with protein MNTVWNGASQRIRMYEVGTRDGLQAEAAFVPTEDKIALVNALSRAGMAKIEVTAFVSPKAIPALSDAEIVLREIERVPGVVYSALVPNVRGAERAIDAQANEMNLVMSASESHNLANLRMTREQSLRGLAEVASLARQAGVAVNVSLSCSFGCPIEGDLAESDVFAWCGRFVDEIGATGITLCDTTGMAYPGQVARMVREFIARWPATDLTLHFHNTRGMGLANVLASIDAGGRCFDASIGGIGGCPYAPGASGNVCSEDIAHALELMGYDTGIDVQALTAAARRLPALIGHDTPSQIAKAGRRLDLHPAPADFEATRARALARDY; from the coding sequence ATGAACACGGTGTGGAACGGCGCCTCGCAGCGCATCAGGATGTACGAGGTCGGCACGCGCGACGGCCTGCAGGCCGAGGCGGCCTTCGTGCCGACGGAGGACAAGATCGCATTGGTCAACGCGCTGTCGCGCGCGGGCATGGCGAAGATCGAGGTCACGGCCTTCGTCTCGCCGAAGGCGATTCCCGCGCTGTCCGATGCGGAGATCGTGCTGCGCGAGATCGAGCGCGTGCCCGGCGTCGTCTACAGCGCGCTGGTGCCCAACGTGCGCGGCGCCGAGCGAGCCATCGATGCGCAGGCCAACGAGATGAACCTCGTGATGTCGGCCAGCGAGAGTCACAACCTTGCCAACCTGCGCATGACGCGCGAGCAGTCGCTGCGCGGCCTTGCCGAAGTGGCATCGCTTGCGCGGCAGGCCGGCGTGGCGGTGAATGTGTCGCTCTCGTGCAGCTTCGGCTGCCCGATCGAAGGCGACCTCGCGGAGAGCGATGTGTTCGCATGGTGCGGGCGCTTCGTCGACGAAATCGGCGCGACCGGCATCACGCTGTGCGACACCACGGGCATGGCTTATCCGGGGCAGGTTGCGCGCATGGTGCGCGAGTTCATCGCGCGCTGGCCCGCCACCGACTTGACCCTGCATTTCCACAACACGCGCGGCATGGGTCTGGCGAACGTGCTCGCATCCATCGACGCGGGCGGGCGCTGCTTCGACGCCTCGATCGGCGGCATCGGCGGCTGCCCTTACGCGCCGGGTGCCTCGGGCAATGTGTGCAGCGAGGACATCGCGCATGCGCTGGAGCTCATGGGCTACGACACCGGCATCGACGTGCAGGCGCTGACGGCGGCCGCGCGGCGCCTGCCGGCGCTCATCGGGCACGACACGCCGAGCCAGATCGCGAAGGCCGGACGCCGGCTCGACCTGCATCCGGCGCCGGCCGATTTCGAGGCCACGCGCGCGCGGGCCCTCGCGCGCGATTACTGA
- a CDS encoding CoA transferase yields MNPLLPTPSALQGVRVIEMGQLIAGPFAGKTLGEFGADVVKIEPPGSGDPLRNWRLIQEGTSVWWQVQSRNKRSIALDLRSTEGQDIARKLIAEADVLIENFRPGTLEGWGMGYDVLSALNPGLVMLRISGYGQTGPYRDLPGFGAIGEAMGGLRHLTGEPGQVPVRCGISIGDTLAALHGTIGVLTALYHRKVNGGKGQVIDVALNEAVFNVMESLVPEYSAFGAVREPAGSALPGIAPSNAYRCSDGFVLIAGNGDSIFKRLMQTIGRDDLGADAALADNAGRVARVEELDRAIEAWTLGRSVAGVLDILGAARVPAGKVYTAKDICEDPHYRARDMLLSQRTRDGHDIEVPGVVPKLMGTPGTVRSSAPGLGDDTDSVLDELGFTADDIAALRGRKVVA; encoded by the coding sequence ATGAACCCGCTTCTTCCCACCCCCAGCGCCTTGCAAGGCGTGCGCGTCATCGAGATGGGCCAGCTCATCGCCGGCCCCTTTGCCGGCAAGACGCTCGGCGAATTCGGCGCCGACGTCGTCAAGATCGAACCGCCCGGCAGCGGCGACCCGCTGCGCAACTGGCGCCTCATCCAGGAGGGCACCTCGGTCTGGTGGCAGGTGCAGTCGCGCAACAAGCGCTCCATCGCGCTGGACCTGCGCAGCACCGAAGGCCAGGACATCGCGCGCAAGCTCATCGCCGAGGCCGACGTGCTGATCGAGAACTTCCGCCCCGGCACGCTGGAAGGCTGGGGCATGGGCTACGACGTGCTCTCGGCGCTGAACCCCGGCCTCGTGATGCTGCGCATCTCGGGCTACGGACAGACCGGCCCCTACCGCGACCTGCCGGGCTTCGGCGCCATCGGCGAGGCGATGGGTGGGCTGCGCCACCTCACCGGCGAGCCGGGCCAGGTGCCGGTGCGCTGCGGCATCTCCATCGGCGACACGCTGGCCGCGCTGCACGGCACCATCGGCGTGCTCACCGCGCTCTATCACCGCAAGGTGAATGGCGGCAAGGGGCAGGTGATCGACGTGGCGCTCAACGAGGCGGTGTTCAACGTCATGGAAAGCCTGGTGCCCGAGTACAGCGCGTTCGGCGCGGTGCGCGAACCTGCCGGCAGCGCTTTGCCCGGCATCGCGCCATCGAATGCCTACCGCTGCAGCGACGGCTTCGTGCTGATTGCGGGCAACGGCGACAGCATCTTCAAGCGGCTGATGCAGACCATCGGGCGCGACGATCTCGGCGCCGACGCGGCGCTCGCCGACAACGCGGGCCGCGTGGCGCGCGTGGAAGAACTCGACCGGGCCATCGAAGCCTGGACGCTAGGGCGCTCGGTGGCCGGGGTGCTCGACATCCTCGGCGCAGCGCGCGTGCCCGCCGGCAAGGTCTACACCGCCAAGGACATCTGCGAAGACCCGCACTACCGCGCGCGCGACATGCTGCTTTCGCAACGCACGCGCGACGGCCACGACATCGAGGTGCCGGGCGTGGTGCCCAAGCTCATGGGCACGCCAGGCACGGTGCGTTCCTCGGCGCCGGGCCTGGGCGACGACACGGATTCGGTCTTGGACGAACTCGGCTTCACCGCCGATGACATCGCTGCTTTGCGCGGCAGAAAGGTGGTTGCATGA
- a CDS encoding tripartite tricarboxylate transporter substrate binding protein, with protein sequence MKQHPNPSTVSRRSLCALTAFAALVGTSAFAQTYPTRPVTMVVGAAAGGTTDIAGRMLADPLGKALGQSVIVDNKSGASGVIAAVQVKRAEPDGQTLLMQYSGYHVISPHVVKQKQWAPEDLRAVANVLSAPQVVVVRADVPVKNMAELIAYAKAHPGKLTFASSGPGSLQHVTGAMLEQQAGIRITHIPYKGTGPALQDLLGGQVDMTFGTPPPFMPFIQSGKLRAIAVTGKTRVASLPGVPTAAEVGLPNLDATSWFAVFAPAKTPQPVIDRLNAEISKIVATPAFQQKAAELGATADYMNAKQLDEFSKAEFVRWGKVVEAAKIEAE encoded by the coding sequence ATGAAACAGCATCCGAACCCTTCAACCGTGTCACGCCGCAGCCTCTGCGCGCTGACCGCTTTCGCGGCACTGGTAGGCACCAGCGCCTTCGCGCAGACCTATCCCACGCGCCCCGTCACGATGGTCGTGGGCGCCGCGGCCGGCGGCACCACCGACATCGCGGGGCGCATGCTGGCCGATCCGCTCGGCAAGGCGCTGGGCCAATCGGTCATCGTGGACAACAAGTCGGGCGCCAGCGGCGTGATCGCCGCGGTGCAGGTCAAGCGCGCCGAGCCCGATGGCCAGACGCTGCTGATGCAGTACTCGGGCTATCACGTCATCTCCCCGCACGTCGTGAAGCAGAAGCAGTGGGCGCCCGAAGACCTGCGCGCAGTGGCCAACGTGCTGAGCGCGCCGCAGGTGGTGGTGGTGCGCGCGGACGTGCCGGTCAAGAACATGGCCGAGCTGATCGCCTACGCCAAGGCGCACCCGGGCAAGCTCACCTTCGCATCGTCTGGCCCCGGCTCGCTGCAGCACGTGACCGGCGCCATGCTCGAGCAGCAGGCCGGCATCCGCATCACGCACATTCCCTACAAGGGCACGGGGCCGGCATTGCAGGACCTGCTCGGCGGCCAGGTCGACATGACCTTCGGCACGCCGCCGCCGTTCATGCCATTCATCCAGTCGGGCAAGCTGCGCGCCATCGCGGTGACCGGCAAGACGCGCGTGGCGTCGCTGCCGGGCGTGCCGACGGCCGCGGAGGTGGGGCTGCCGAATCTCGACGCGACCTCCTGGTTCGCGGTGTTTGCGCCGGCCAAGACGCCGCAGCCCGTGATCGACCGGCTCAATGCCGAGATCTCGAAGATCGTCGCGACGCCGGCCTTCCAGCAGAAGGCGGCCGAGTTGGGCGCGACGGCCGACTACATGAACGCCAAGCAGCTCGATGAGTTCAGCAAGGCCGAGTTCGTGCGCTGGGGCAAGGTGGTGGAGGCCGCGAAGATCGAGGCGGAGTGA
- a CDS encoding molybdopterin cofactor-binding domain-containing protein: MSSELRDPSRRHFIAAGSLTVSFALWPAASALAQQATEAAAPVAVDGGAAKLPGDLGSSPMLDAWIRIDEKGAITVFTGKAELGTGIRTAFIQIAAEQLGVLPPAIHLVTADTGATPNEGYTAGSHSTADSGTAILHAAAQVRALLLGTAAAKLGVAADQLTARDGKISTADGRSLSYGDAVSGLDLHRRAEPRSELVEPAKHRVIGQSLRRVDIPGKVTGGASYVQDMRLPGMVHARIVRPPSYGATLTALDSAAVEKMPGVLKVVRDGSFVAVVAEDEWQAIQAMRALTGAARWQPQAAPLPTPATIADTLMKLPAREIHVGDRHGTAAPATKTLHARFTKPYLAHASIGPSCAVAQFDAEGARLSVWTHSQGVFPMRAALAELLSMKPEDIRCIHVEGSGCYGHNAADDAGAEAALIARALPGKPVRVQWMREDEFTWEPFGPAMVTDVKASLDAEGRVVDWQYEIWSNSHNQRLDNAGRFISAQYLAKPFVPAPPKPIPMPEGGGDRNSLPLYNFANYEVQHHFLPDMPVRVSAMRGLGAFMNVFTIESFMDELAAAAGADPVAFRLKHLDDPRARDVVNLAAQRFGWDAKRKRVPHRGVGFSFAQYKNLMSYLALAVEISIVPETGAVRIERAVAAIDCGQVVNPDGVRNQVEGGILQSSSWALFEEVQYDSQRIRSHDWSGYPIMRFSEVPRKVEVHLIDRPGAPFLGTGEASQGPAPAAMANAIADATGRRLRTLPLAAEGRLKEYRTG; encoded by the coding sequence ATGAGTTCGGAACTTCGCGATCCGTCGCGCCGCCATTTCATCGCGGCCGGCTCGCTGACGGTGAGCTTCGCGCTGTGGCCGGCCGCCTCCGCGCTGGCGCAGCAGGCCACCGAGGCGGCGGCGCCGGTCGCGGTCGATGGCGGCGCGGCCAAGCTCCCCGGTGACCTCGGGAGTTCGCCGATGCTCGATGCCTGGATCCGCATCGACGAGAAAGGCGCGATCACCGTCTTCACCGGCAAGGCCGAGCTCGGCACGGGCATCCGCACCGCCTTCATCCAGATCGCGGCCGAGCAACTGGGCGTGCTGCCGCCGGCCATCCACCTCGTCACCGCGGACACCGGCGCCACGCCCAACGAGGGCTACACCGCCGGCAGCCATTCGACGGCCGACAGCGGCACGGCGATCCTGCATGCGGCCGCGCAGGTGCGCGCACTGCTGTTGGGCACGGCGGCCGCGAAGCTCGGCGTGGCGGCCGATCAGCTCACGGCACGCGACGGCAAGATTTCAACGGCCGATGGGCGCAGCCTGAGCTACGGCGATGCCGTCAGCGGCCTCGACCTGCACCGCCGCGCCGAGCCGCGCTCCGAACTGGTCGAGCCTGCGAAGCACCGCGTCATCGGCCAGTCGCTGCGCCGCGTCGACATTCCCGGCAAGGTCACGGGTGGCGCGAGCTATGTGCAGGACATGCGCCTGCCGGGCATGGTGCATGCGCGCATCGTGCGTCCGCCGTCATATGGCGCAACGCTCACGGCACTGGACAGCGCCGCCGTCGAGAAGATGCCGGGCGTGCTGAAGGTGGTGCGCGATGGCAGCTTCGTTGCCGTGGTTGCGGAAGACGAGTGGCAGGCCATCCAGGCGATGCGCGCATTGACCGGCGCTGCTCGTTGGCAGCCGCAGGCCGCGCCGCTGCCAACGCCCGCCACCATCGCCGACACGCTGATGAAGTTGCCGGCCCGCGAGATCCATGTCGGCGACCGGCACGGCACCGCGGCGCCCGCAACAAAGACACTCCACGCGCGCTTCACCAAGCCCTATCTCGCGCACGCCTCGATCGGCCCTTCGTGCGCGGTGGCGCAGTTCGATGCCGAGGGCGCCAGGCTCAGCGTCTGGACCCATTCGCAGGGCGTGTTCCCGATGCGCGCGGCGCTGGCCGAGCTGCTGTCGATGAAGCCCGAGGACATCCGCTGCATCCACGTCGAAGGTTCGGGCTGCTACGGCCACAACGCCGCCGACGATGCGGGCGCCGAAGCGGCGCTCATCGCGCGCGCCCTGCCCGGCAAGCCGGTGCGCGTGCAGTGGATGCGCGAGGACGAATTCACCTGGGAGCCCTTCGGCCCCGCGATGGTCACCGACGTGAAGGCCTCGCTCGATGCCGAGGGCCGCGTGGTCGACTGGCAGTACGAGATCTGGAGCAACTCGCACAACCAGCGCCTGGACAACGCCGGGCGCTTCATCTCCGCGCAATACCTGGCCAAGCCCTTCGTGCCCGCGCCGCCCAAGCCGATCCCGATGCCCGAGGGCGGCGGCGACCGCAACAGCCTGCCGCTGTACAACTTTGCGAACTACGAGGTGCAGCACCACTTCCTGCCCGACATGCCGGTGCGCGTCTCGGCGATGCGAGGCCTGGGCGCGTTCATGAACGTCTTCACCATCGAGAGCTTCATGGACGAGCTGGCCGCGGCCGCGGGCGCCGACCCGGTCGCGTTCCGGTTGAAGCACCTGGACGATCCGCGCGCGCGCGACGTGGTCAACCTGGCCGCGCAGCGCTTCGGCTGGGATGCGAAGCGAAAGCGCGTGCCCCATCGCGGCGTGGGCTTCTCGTTCGCGCAGTACAAGAACCTCATGAGCTATCTCGCGCTCGCGGTCGAGATCTCGATCGTGCCGGAAACCGGCGCGGTGCGTATCGAGCGTGCGGTGGCGGCCATCGATTGCGGGCAGGTGGTCAACCCCGACGGCGTGCGCAACCAGGTCGAGGGCGGCATCCTGCAATCGTCCAGTTGGGCGTTGTTCGAAGAGGTGCAATACGACAGCCAGCGCATCCGCAGCCAC
- a CDS encoding LysR substrate-binding domain-containing protein, whose translation MNLHRLDLVSLSLFNLVVRTGSISKGAELAHLAVGAASKRISDLEAAVGTELFERHSRGVTLTVAGDALHRHAQRILNDVDQLAADLSDYASGVLGVVRLWVNTSAVTQFLPRELASFVAANPGIRIELEEQNSSEIVLAVLDGRADVGIFADRTPTLGLDIVNYREDRLVLVVPRGHPLARRKSVRFEEACDFDFVTLSGATSLAQRLQAASETLGRRLKLRIQVRSFDAMCQMVAAGMGVAVLPREAIQPHLRSMNLREITLEDDWTHRRLVIGLRDAGAVPRHVRTLIDHLCAG comes from the coding sequence GTGAACCTGCACCGCCTCGACCTCGTCTCGCTCTCGCTCTTCAATCTCGTGGTGCGCACCGGCAGCATCAGCAAGGGCGCCGAACTTGCGCACCTGGCGGTGGGTGCGGCGAGCAAGCGCATCTCCGATCTGGAAGCCGCGGTGGGCACCGAACTCTTCGAGCGCCATTCGCGCGGCGTCACGCTCACCGTCGCGGGCGACGCGTTGCATCGTCATGCGCAGCGCATCCTGAACGACGTCGATCAGCTCGCGGCGGACCTGTCCGACTACGCCTCGGGCGTGCTGGGCGTGGTGCGCCTCTGGGTCAACACCTCGGCCGTGACCCAGTTCCTGCCGCGCGAGCTTGCGAGCTTCGTGGCCGCCAACCCCGGCATCCGCATCGAGCTCGAAGAGCAGAACAGCAGCGAGATCGTGCTGGCCGTGCTCGACGGGCGCGCCGACGTCGGCATCTTTGCCGACCGCACGCCCACGCTGGGCCTGGACATCGTGAACTACCGCGAAGACCGCCTGGTGCTGGTGGTGCCGCGCGGCCATCCGCTCGCGCGCCGCAAGAGCGTGCGTTTCGAGGAGGCCTGCGACTTCGACTTCGTGACCCTCTCGGGCGCCACCTCGCTCGCGCAGCGCCTGCAGGCCGCAAGCGAGACGCTGGGGCGGCGCCTCAAGCTGCGCATCCAGGTGCGCAGCTTCGATGCGATGTGCCAGATGGTCGCCGCGGGCATGGGCGTGGCGGTGCTGCCGCGCGAGGCGATCCAGCCGCACCTGCGCTCGATGAACCTGCGCGAGATCACGCTCGAAGACGACTGGACGCATCGGCGCCTGGTGATCGGCCTGCGCGATGCGGGCGCCGTGCCGCGCCACGTGCGAACCCTCATCGACCACCTCTGCGCGGGTTAA
- a CDS encoding LysR family transcriptional regulator — protein MEDTLIFVKVVEGGSFTAAARDLRLPKTTVSRKVRELELRLGVQLLHRTTRRLGLTEAGSVYFEHCRKIPQALVDAETAVGQLQGQPRGTLRVTSSYSVMVSLVAPLLGEFRVLYPDLFVDLVLTHRTLDLVEDEIDIALRMGTLPDSSMAARQLAVLPNRVYASAAYLARHGEPKHPLELRQHSALVTRVARRGSGYAWPMSNGGAPESFEITPVIEADDPQVLKAPLFAGAGLMMATDLIMREHVAEGLVVPVLPGWVGRCPALNAVFPRGHAQPPKLRVFIDFLVARLQREAAAPPIAVPPDAGSPGDGTC, from the coding sequence ATGGAAGACACCCTGATCTTTGTGAAGGTCGTCGAGGGCGGAAGCTTCACCGCGGCGGCGCGCGACCTGCGGCTGCCAAAGACGACGGTGAGCCGCAAGGTGCGCGAACTCGAACTGCGGCTCGGGGTGCAGCTGCTTCACCGCACCACGCGCCGGCTCGGCCTGACCGAGGCGGGCAGCGTCTACTTCGAGCACTGCAGGAAGATTCCGCAGGCGCTGGTCGATGCCGAAACGGCTGTCGGCCAACTGCAAGGCCAACCGCGCGGCACGCTGCGCGTCACCTCTTCGTACTCGGTCATGGTCAGCCTGGTCGCGCCGCTGCTCGGCGAATTCCGCGTGCTCTACCCGGACCTGTTCGTCGACCTCGTGCTGACCCACCGCACGCTCGATCTCGTCGAGGACGAAATCGACATCGCCTTGCGCATGGGCACGCTCCCGGACTCCTCGATGGCCGCGCGGCAACTGGCGGTGCTTCCCAACCGGGTGTATGCGAGTGCGGCGTACCTCGCGCGGCACGGCGAACCGAAGCACCCGCTCGAACTGCGGCAGCACAGCGCGCTCGTCACACGCGTGGCGCGCCGCGGCAGCGGCTATGCATGGCCGATGAGCAACGGCGGTGCGCCCGAGAGCTTCGAGATCACGCCCGTCATCGAGGCCGACGATCCCCAGGTGCTCAAGGCGCCGCTGTTCGCGGGCGCGGGGCTGATGATGGCGACCGACCTCATCATGCGCGAGCATGTGGCCGAGGGGCTGGTGGTGCCCGTGCTCCCCGGCTGGGTCGGGCGCTGCCCCGCGCTGAATGCGGTTTTCCCGCGCGGGCATGCGCAGCCGCCGAAGCTGCGCGTCTTCATCGACTTCCTGGTGGCACGGCTGCAGCGCGAAGCCGCTGCGCCGCCGATCGCCGTGCCGCCGGACGCAGGATCGCCAGGCGACGGCACATGCTGA